In one window of Henckelia pumila isolate YLH828 chromosome 1, ASM3356847v2, whole genome shotgun sequence DNA:
- the LOC140874493 gene encoding F-box/FBD/LRR-repeat protein At4g26340-like, with protein sequence MDIISSLPDPILCHILSFLGTKSYVRTSVLARRWRLLWTSVQNLRFEEEYYGYRSKRRMGFADIIYRMLLFHDGAIDSLSIRVPYDDINHYQIDAWISTAFARNLRVLHLSELDDVRLPERCFKCKSLVEMTIENCTISVKPGAVRLPKLKKLHLLYNYYEDDGSLPNLVSWCLALEDLVIERHGNECFFRHLCSPTLKSLVLTSVAECYNRDHQHMLVLDVPAIQYLRIEDNICYIIPDDQKLSSLVVADIMLSRHFPSQDEGDISLWSDAIFRFLDKLSNAKSLTFRTYGPLKELLNPTFSIATTRFHNLTQIKLQADWYILTELLHSAYKLELLTIELVMFGMKGWREPKHLPDCLSASLKHVHIFEFAGEEDELNVVRYILKHAQILKTIKIHFVFPYHGSKLCMLQQIAHFPRASKICQLILV encoded by the exons ATGGATATAATCAGCAGCTTACCTGACCCGATTCTATGCCACATTCTCTCTTTTCTCGGGACAAAATCTTATGTGAGAACCAGTGTTCTAGCGAGACGATGGAGGTTACTATGGACTTCGGTCCAAAATCTTAGATTTGAGGAAGAATATTATGGTTACCGCAGCAAACGCAGAATGGGGTTTGCGGATATCATTTACAGGATGCTGTTGTTTCACGATGGGGCCATCGATAGTTTAAGCATTCGCGTCCCATATGATGATATTAACCACTATCAAATTGATGCGTGGATCAGCACTGCCTTTGCGCGCAatcttcgtgttcttcatctCTCTGAACTCGATGATGTTCGGTTGCCTGAACGCTGTTTCAAGTGCAAATCTCTGGTTGAGATGACTATTGAAAATTGTACAATCTCTGTCAAGCCTGGCGCCGTCCGTTTGCCTAAACTGAAgaaactccatcttttatataattattacgAGGATGATGGATCTCTTCCTAACTTGGTTTCTTGGTGTTTGGCTCTTGAGGATTTGGTCATTGAAAGACATGGGAATGAATGTTTCTTTCGCCATTTATGTTCACCCACACTAAAATCACTCGTGCTGACGAGTGTGGCCGAGTGTTATAATAGAGATCATCAACACATGCTCGTGTTAGATGTTCCTGCCATACAATATCTTCGCATAGAGGATAATATTTGCTATATTATTCCGGACGACCAAAAACTATCCTCATTAGTGGTAGCAGACATTATGTTATCCCGTCATTTCCCTTCGCAAGATGAGGGAGACATAAGTCTCTGGAGTGATGCTATTTTTCGATTTCTTGATAAGCTTTCTAACGCCAAAAGTCTAACATTCAGAACTTATGGTCCTTTGAAAGAG CTTTTGAACCCAACGTTCTCCATTGCAACCACAAGGTTTCATAATTTGACCCAAATCAAATTACAAGCTGATTGGTATATCTTGACAGAATTGCTCCACAGTGCATATAAGTTGGAATTGCTTACTATTGAATTG GTAATGTTCGGCATGAAGGGCTGGAGGGAGCCTAAGCACTTACCGGATTGTCTATCAGCATCCCTCAAACATGTacatatttttgaatttgcgGGTGAAGAGGATGAGTTAAACGTGGTCAGATATATTTTGAAGCATGCTCAAATCTTGAAGACTATAAAGATACATTTTGTGTTCCCGTACCATGGTTCTAAACTATGCATGCTTCAGCAAATCGCGCATTTTCCACGAGCATCTAAGATATGTCAGCTAATTCTCGTTTGA